AACAGAGCCCGGATATTGCCATATTTGATTTCCCGGAAACTGAAGGTGCCTGAGCGGTGGCTGGATTCACTGGCACGGTGAGAAGTTCGTGATTCAGCCAGCATCAGGAGATCCGTGACATTCATGCCAAAAGCCCGACTCAAACTGAATAGCGTGTTCAATTCTGCGGACGTTTGATTGCGCTCCAATTTGGAAATAACTGCCGGGGAAATCCCGGCTTTAGTGGAAAGCTCATCAATAGTCCATCCCTCACGCTTCCGTAACTCGCGCAGGATCTCAAAATCAAACATACGATCAACGTTGCCGGACGA
The window above is part of the bacterium genome. Proteins encoded here:
- a CDS encoding helix-turn-helix domain-containing protein, with translation MAVKNNKKSSGNVDRMFDFEILRELRKREGWTIDELSTKAGISPAVISKLERNQTSAELNTLFSLSRAFGMNVTDLLMLAESRTSHRASESSHRSGTFSFREIKYGNIRALLGEAKAGGKVSNPEIHHDDLEVCWVLRGMIKLQLPHEHPVIKVGECVQFDAILEHSYEVIEDCQILILHLKKGKRF